From the genome of Brassica oleracea var. oleracea cultivar TO1000 chromosome C4, BOL, whole genome shotgun sequence:
NNNNNNNNNNNNNNNNNNNNNNNNNNNNNNNNNNNNNNNNNNNNNNNNNNNNNNNNNNNNNNNNNNNNNNNNNNNNNNNNNNNNNNNNNNNNNNNNNNNNNNNNNNNNNNNNNNNNNNNNNNNNNNNNNNNNNNNNNNNNNNNNNNNNNNNNNNNNNNNNNNNNNNNNNNNNNNNNNNNNNNNNNNNNNNNNNNNNNNNNNNNNNNNNNNNNNNNNNNNNNNNNNNNNNNNNNNNNNNNNNNNNNNNNNNNNNNNNNNNNNNNNNNNNNNNNNNNNNNNNNNNNNNNNNNNNNNNNNNNNNNNNNNNNNNNNNNNNNNNNNNNNNNNNNNNNNNNNNNNNNNNNNNNNNNNNNNNNNNNNNNNNNNNNNNNNNNNNNNNNNNNNNNNNNNNNNNNNNNNNNNNNNNNNNNNNNNNNNNNNNNNNNNNNNNNNNNNNNNNNNNNNNNNNNNNNNNNNNNNNNNNNNNNNNNNNNNNNNNNNNNNNNNNNNNNNNNNNNNNNNNNNNNNNNNNNNNNNNNNNNNNNNNNNNNNNNNNNNNNNNNNNNNNNNNNNNNNNNNNNNNNNNNNNNNNNNNNNNNNNNNNNNNNNNNNNNNNNNNNNNNNNNNNNNNNNNNNNNNNNNNNNNNNNNNNNNNNNNNNNNNNNNNNNNNNNNNNNNNNNNNNNNNNNNNNNNNNNNNNNNNNNNNNNNNNNNNNNNNNNNNNNNNNNNNNNNNNNNNNNNNNNNNNNNNNNNNNNNNNNNNNNNNNNNNNNNNNNNNNNNNNNNNNNNNNNNNNNNNNNNNNNNNNNNNNNNNNNNNNNNNNNNNNNNNNNNNNNNNNNNNNNNNNNNNNNNNNNNNNNNNNNNNNNNNNNNNNNNNNNNNNNNNNNNNNNNNNNNNNNNNNNNNNNNNNNNNNNNNNNNNNNNNNNNNNNNNNNNNNNNNNNNNNNNNNNNNNNNNNNNNNNNNNNNNNNNNNNNNNNNNNNNNNAATATGGTTACCACATCTCTTGCCTCTTTATCATACTGATCTGTAGCATAGTTTTGATCAGTAGAGATCATAGGTATAGTCTCGACCACTATCTTTCAAGGTCTTAGGCATTTTTTCTCTTAAAGTCTAAATAAACTTGTTTTCTTCCTTACCCATTGTTTCTACCTGGAAACCATACATTATAACTTCAATGGGTCACATGTTCTTTTGGGTGTGTATAATGCCTTTTAAGGCAATGCCTTAGCCATAGTTTCTTTACTATGCTTACTATACCCATTCATGATTTCTTACTTGGTTTTATGCCCTTTAAGCTAACTCTTTAAAACATTCATATGTTCAAGTAAGATCAGATAAGATAATGAATTCAAAATCAATTCTATTATATATATAAAATCGTGAAACATCAAATAGGTTTAAAAGCAAATCACAAAATTATAGACTTAAAATAAAATTATCATGTCGAGATATTTCTTTAGTCAATGTATAAGCCAGCCTCACAATTTATATTTTCCCAGGCGGCTTTCTTGGATTCTTCCTTATCATTTCTAGCCTCATTGGCTTCAGGAAGTCTCATCTCACTATCTCGTTGCTCAATGTATCTTTTCTGAAGTTTCTCAAATCGACTAATAGTATCTTTAAGTTTCTGCTCTCTTTGCTTGATTGCAAATAGGTATGACAATAGGTCATTATAGGTTGTAAAACCCTTAGCCTTATGTGATAACAATACATCCTTTGGATGGAATGTGGAGTANNNNNNNNNNNNNNNCAAGACTATGGGCGATTTTCATTAGAGCAGAATTATATTCTTCCACGGATTCAAAATCTTGGAACCTGAGACGCTTCCATTCATTCATGGTCTTTCGCCAAAATATCATTGAGTATCTGGATTCTAGTCTTGTCCAAAGTTCACAAGGATCCTCTATATTTTCATACTGATTTCTCAGTTCCTCAGTGAGATGGTAGCGCATAATTGTTATGGCTCTATGCTTTTCACTTTCAATTGCATTATTGCNNNNNNNNNNNNNNNNNNNNNNNNNNNNNNNNNNNNNNNNNNNNNNNNNNNNNNNNNNNNNNNNNNNNNNNNNNNNNNNNNNNNNNNNNNNNNNNNNNNNNNNNNNNNNNNNNNNNNNNNNNNNNNNNNNNNNNNNNNNNNNNNNNNNNNNNNNNNNNNNNNNNNNNNNNNNNNNNNNNNNNNNNNNNNNNNNNNNNNNNNNNNNNNNNNNNNNNNNNNNNNNNNNNNNNNNNNNNNNNNNNNNNNNNNNNNNNNNNNNNNNNNNNNNNNNNNNNNNNNNNNNNNNNNNNNNNNNNNNNNNNNNNNNNNNNNNNNNNNNNNNNNNNNNNNNNNNNNNNNNNNNNNNNNNNNNNNNNNNNNNNNNNNNNNNNNNNNNNNNNNNNNNNNNNNNNNNNNNNNNNNNNNNNNNNNNNNNNNNNNNNNNNNNNNNNNNNNNNNNNNNNNNNNNNNNNNNNNNNNNNNNNNNNNNNNNNNNNNNNNNNNNNNNNNNNNNNNNNNNNNNNNNNNNNNNNNNNNNNNNNNNNNNNNNNNNNNNNNNNNNNNNNNNNNNNNNNNNNNNNNNNNNNNNNNNNNNNNNNNNNNNNNNNNNNNNNNNNNNNNNNNNNNNNNNNNNNNNNNNNNNNNNNNNNNNNNNNNNNNNNNNNNNNNNNNNNNNNNNNNNNNNGAAATCATATGAACCTCTAGTTGCACACGGACGCGAGCTGGCTCTTTATCGGGTCGCAAGCTGGGACGGGACGCGAGCTGTCTGGAACGGTCTTGCGTCTGGTCACGGATGTGTGCTGAGGTAGTCAGACGCGATCGGGACGCGTCTTCTTCTTATCTAGTTCGCGAGCTGCTGCCTTTGCTGGCGGCTGATCTGAATTGCGAGCTGGCTGTGATGCGAACGTGGGCTGGCTCTGTTGTGAACATGAAACTGCGAATGTCTAGGATCAGGAACGCTTAAGGGCTTTAGATGATCAGGTGTTTGCAAGCCGGAACGGAAGCAAGAACAAGTTANNNNNNNNNNTTAGATCTTTGCACCAACTCCTCTCAGCTCATGAAATAAAAACAAGGAGTATTAGATTACATGAACACCATAATCTGAACAAGATATCATCAAACAACTATAATAAACTTATCTTTCACAGGATTTGAATTTGGCTAGAAAATCTTGTTNNNNNNNNNNNNNNNNNNNNNNNNNNNNNNNNNNNNNNNNNNNNNNNNNNNNNNNNNNNNNNNNNNNNNNNNNNNNNNNNNNNNNNNNNNNNNNNNNNNNNNNNNNNNNNNNNNNNNNNNNNNNNNNNNNNTGTCTGGTTACTCAGGGTTTGAGAGATAGATCGATTTTAAGTTGCATCTGATTTAGGGTTTATGTGTGACGGATTTTAGGTTAGGTTTTGTCTCAGAGTTTTGGAGTCTATCGTGCTGATAACATGTTGTAAATAGAGAGTTTTAGNNNNNNNNNNNNNNNNNNNNNNNNNNNNNNNNNNNNNNTAGGATTAGGAAAACTACTAATACATAATAATGGAAAGATTACATCTACTAGGAAAAGGAAAGAGTTTCCTTTTCTCCAAGCTTTGTGGCCGTCTCTGTCTCTCCTAAGTCGGCTCTCTCTCTCCTCTCTCTAGGGCTTCGGCCGTCTCTCCATCTTCTAGGTATTGGGCCGGTCTTGGACCGAGCCTGGTTAATGGCAATCCACTCTATGATTTATAACATTTAATTAGTTTTGGTGAAATTTTCATTAACCTAACCAACTGAATGTTAATCAAACCAATTTTTTTGTTCGTTTCAATTCGGCAATATGTTATGTGAACCAAACCAACCGAAACATCTGAACCGAATCATGCCTACTCAAAACCTTCACAAATTTCTTTAAAACATAAACAATTCTAGTTACATTTTTCCGTACCATATAATACTATTGTACTTACATTTTCATAATACACAAAGCACAAGCCACAAACAAACACAAGAAAAACATCTAGGTCCATTATGATCTTGACAGATTGAAAAATATGAGATCAATGTCTTTTTGAAACAATGGCTGAGATGGTGATGAGAAGGGTGAAGAAGACAATTCCAATAGAAGCGGCTACAACTGCATTACTCGTGGCCTGGTAGAAGTCTCCAAATTGCTGACAAATGAGGAGCCATTTGGTGTTTGGGTTGCCGCAAGATAGACCATTGCGGCAGCCGCAGCCGTAGCTGATGTGGTAAAGGTCACGACACCTACACCATAACATAAAAGAGAGTATTTTAGTATGAAACGTTATATATGTTTTTTTTCTTGGAGAATAGATTTATAAGTGAAGTTACAGTGTCAGAGATAAGAAGGATAGGCCGGGGCAAGGCGGCAAGTGAACGTACAATAGTTATGATGGAGAAAGGAAGTGACAGTACGAGATAGCTGGCTACGATGGCTATTGCTATCACAAAGAACCTTCAAAAACTATTTACATTTATATATCATTAGTCACTAACTGGACAAGTTTAACAAAGTAAATTTAAGCATTTATTGTGTAAAAACATGATGTAAGATTTATAAAAGAAAGCATGATGTAAGATTAATAAGCATACGTTAAGAAACTAGACTTACTGAAATGTGGCAAAGTCATCGTAACCGGCTTGGAACTGTAAGAACTGAGTGAAGAAGGGAAGAGTCTCCTCGGCTGTGTACATTATAGAGGAAGACACGATAGTGGTTACTATGGCCGCTAAACGGAGGAGAAAAACGAATATGGCCAAACCTCTCTTGTAGCCGCCTCCTGTATGCGGTGGCTGACACAAAGCTCTTCTTCTTCTCGTCCACCACGACATGGATTCTACTTTAGGTCACGGTACTCGACTTGCCAACGTCAATGGTGGTAGACTCTTTCACCATTCTCTCCTGAAATTGGGGTTTAAAGAAAGGCAAAAATCTATGTATGTTGTTTAGGTGTTGAAATGCTTTGTACTTGTGGTGGGAAACCAAAGGGAGATGGACAAGTGTTTCTACAGTAAATGTATTAACCAGTAATTGATTAGGAACAATTAGTAGCTAACTAACTACCAGTTTTTTAGTTTGATACTAAGGTTAGTTGATTTGTTAAGAGTCCAAGAAGAGGAGTTGTTGTTTCTTACTTTTTTCCCGCTTGATTGGCTTTGAGCTAACAATTAAAGTATAATCAAGTTGGCATACATATGTAGGCAAAGAGACGTTTACATCGAGAGACACTTTGTGTCTTTTGTTAACGCTGAAAGACACTTTGTGGATATGAGACACATTGTTGGGACATCTGTCTTTTTGGTGGACATAAAAGCCCTCCTAGTGTTAACCAGCCTAACTGGAAAGAAGATGTTCCCTTTAAGGAACCAAACCAGATATCTCCTTAGTTGGAATAAATGAAAAATGTGCAAAAGTAAAAGTAGTTGTATGGGTTTTAGGGTCTCTTTCCTGACCGTCGGATCATTTTTTAAAAGAAGATCTAATGGCTCAGAAGAGGCGTATTGGTTTGGCTCGTAATAAATGTTGTTCCTTAAACGTAACTTGCTGTGGGTTTCGTTTTTCAATGAAGGTGAGACATAAGGCGAGAAGAGATATAAGAGATAGAACCAGTGAAGGGAGCTTCATTTCGAGTTCCGTCCCTTCAGAAGTCATGGTTAGTTTGGTTATGGATGTCTTGTTTGTGGTTGTGGTGGTGTATTCAAAATAGCATCCACATGTAGATTAAGTTGTGGTTAGAGAGGGTGTGGCTACATGGGTATCTCTGTAAAACAATGTGTCTCTGAGTGAAATTGTAAACACAAAATGTGTCTCTGAGCGTAAAAATTTAAAAGAAAAATCCTTAATAAGCGAAATATTTTTTTAAAAAAGTTAAAGCAAATTGCAGTATTCAAATTCCTGAAAATTTCATCTTATTTTGTTTTGATTATTGATTTACACGTTGGAATCCACATTTGATGTGCTCTTTTGTGTAAAATCTGCATAAGTTGTAGTTTTATGGTTTTGAATCTTAATTATAGTTCTTGTGATTAATTTCTAAGAAAATTCCATTCAAGGATTGAATTTACGTTTGTTTACTATGGAAGTTGCAATGTTTTAAAATAAATTTTTTTTTTCATAAAGTTACGAAACTGGGAAAGATGGCAGTCTCATAATATAAGTAATTCGCAAAGGACAGAGATTCACCATTGTAGAAAAATGTTATTCAAAAGAAATTGTTCTGACAAAATGAAACAAAGCTAAAGCTCAAGAAAACATTGTTCAGACAAAAAAGAAACAAGCCAGAAACTCAGAGCCTCCTTCCTCTTCTACCACCCTTTCGGCGGGTACTGTCTGTTGGGATCGGAGTAACATCCTCTGCAACAAAGAAACAACAAGCACAGTGTTAGCAAATGCTCAAAACATGTTAAACCCAAAGTCTTTATTAAGTCTTAAGCTTACCAATACGGCCAATTTTCATGCCGGAACGGGCAAGAGCTCTGAGAGCAGACTGAGCACCAGGACCAGGTGTCTTGGTCTTGTTTCCACCAGTCGCACGGAGCTTCACGTGCATAGCAGTGATTCCAAGCTCCTTGCATCTCTGAGCAACGTCTTGCGCAGCAAGCATAGCTGCGTATGGTGACGACTCGTCCCTGTCAGCTTTCACCTTCATTCCACCTTTAATAAAAAAACAAAGCACAAAGATTGAAACTCAGAGACTCGTAGATATGTTCTTTCACATCCAGTAAGAAACATTTAGACAGGTCAATAGATTCTTACCGGTGATACGGACAAGGGTTTCACGCCCAGACAAATCAGTAACGTGCTGCATAAGTGGAGACACAGCAATGTAAGCTTCCCATATAAATGACAATGAGATTGAGATCTTTTTTTTTTTTTTTTTCTTTCTAGAAAGCTTACAATGAAAGTGTCGTTGAATGAAGCAAAGATGTGGACAACACCGAAGACTTGCTCTCCATCACGAACAGCTGGTCCAAGTGTAACTGTCTCCTCCTTTGGCTCTCTCGTCTTTCTCCTCGACTATGCAACATAGACACTAACTTTCATTACACTTTCTACAATAAACACAACCTCAGATCATAACCATACAATCACGGCAATCTCATTCTCAGTAAAATACGAAAACTTTCATATGTAAACTATAATCAAATGTGAGATAATCATAGAAATGAGAAAACTTTTGACAAAGATTACCATGGCAAGTAAAGGATATGGAAGAGCCTCTTGTTCCTGTAGTTTCCGCCGACGGAGAGTTTGGCTAGAAGGAGAAGAAGAATGGATTTTTATATTAGGGTTTCGAGATACGTTTTGGGCTGAATCTTCACTATTGAGCTAGCATTAGTTTCTTAGCTCGGCCCAATATAAATTAGCAGTTTGTTGATGCCTCCTCCGCAACGTCGTCGTTTCATGAATTTGAAGATGCAAAAATAGATTCAGGTGAAGATTTTTTTGCTAGTTTTTAGATTTTTGTTTTTGGTTTTTGGTTTTTAGATTTAGTTTTTAGATTTTAATTTTTAGTTTTTGGTTTTTTTTTTTGCAGTAGATTTTAGTTTTTTCAAAAACACGAATGATGATTTTTTATTCTGGTTTTTGGTTTTTGGTCTTTGAGTTTTTTTTTTTAATTTTGATTTTTCTGTATATTTATCATTTTTTTAAGTTTTGATTAGTAATTTATTTAATTTTAGAAGTTGTGTATTATTTTTAAAAACTTGACTTAACTTTACATAAAACTTGTTTTAATTATTAGTTTTATTTTAGGGATTATTTGAAAAATACCTTACTTATGTTTCTAAATTTGAAGAATACATCTTATTATTTGTTTTTTGAAAACTAACTCTTTTTGTATGTGATAAGACAATTTTGTCCTGATTTACATTAGATGTAATATTTTAATAAATAAATTTCAATATTGGTATAGCTATTAACGGAAATATCTGATCTAATATTTTTAATCTATCATTGGATACAATACTTTCAAATATGTATTTTCTTAACAAACTTTAAAGTCTTATTTATCATAAAACCTACGATTCACTAAATCTTTTCAAAGTAATCGGTATAGCCAAAAATTTGATTGGTTTGGTTTAATTAATAATATGATTATTGAGAGATGTCTCACACACTGAAGATGTTTCGAGGAGGGATTGGAAACCTCTTGGGTATGTTTCTGTGACAGTTTGACTTCAAATTGGTGTTCCTTGATCTTTTATAAAATATCCCAGGTGATACGGTATCAAATAAAATTAAGAAACCAAACGCAATCTCTGTTCCTAAAGGAAAAAGATGATGGCATATCTTGAAAATCATACGTATGGCTAACTTTCGTAAATGGCATTCTCAGTTCACCAATTGTATTTTCCTATTTTGTGTGTTTAAATCATATTCATTTAGAGGTTCTAATATTTAACAACATTTATAATATTTGTTGATAAAGTATGACTTGAAAAAGGCCACGAGGGCAGTTTCTGCTCATCCCCATTGGTTTTTTTGGGACAACGCTCATCCCATTGCTAAACCCCTCATTAGCTCTTCGAAATATTAGCTAAAGCGAGTTTTGATCTTGCGGTGGGGCTTGTTGGATAGGAGAATAACACTAGCACACTACTCACCATGATATTAGAACTCGAGTTTGTGTATTTTACTCGATTTCGGCAATTCAAACCTTTCTTTTACTTGCAAAGAGATCAATTTGGTGCGTTAATCACATTTTCATTAATGTTTTAATTTTAATTTCAGGGTATTTACAAACCTTTAACATGGATAATTTAGTCAATTTAATTAGTAGAAAGTGTAGTTTTCAAAAAATAAAAACAAAGGTGTAGTTTTCAAAATAAAATCTTTTTACGAAGTATTTATCCAAATTTTCCCTTTATTATTTTATTGACAACTTTTTTTAAAATGTTATCTACAAAGTATTATTTTGGTCATAAAGTCTTATAGTTTATAAACATCAAATAGTAAAAGGATGACAATTAATTTTCCTAAATAATACAAAAATTAATTAACAGTAAAATTTATGTATTATTTTAATAGTTAAATTTTATTATTAAATTTATTTTATTAATAAGTTTAAAATTGTATATGAATTATCGTGTCTTTCAGTATAGTAAAGCAAAAAACTTTTATGAGGATCAATTTGTTATAAAAAAAAAATCAATTTTTATTAGGTAGAATATCGTTCACAATATACTAATTTTATTATATTTAATATTAATTTCAATTAGCGTAGATATATAATTGATGCTTAATAGTAAAATTATTATTTTCTTATATTAATGGGGTTTTCTTTTTGAAACACTTTTTTTTTGAAAACTCCTATATTAATGGGTTAACTAGATTTAAGGGCGGGTATATTTTTTGTTTTACATTTTTGTTGAAATTAAATTTTTATATTTGTGTTTTCAGTCATACATATGTTTTTTTGTATAATATTTATCTTAAATGATTAATAAGAGGCTTTAATAATTGTATTAAAATAGTGGACCACACGTATATCAATGAGTCACACTACTGTTTTAATAGAATAAATATAGAAAAAGAATAAAAACATATAAAAACTCAAAAGCCTAGTCAAAAACCCATGAAAACTTGTTTTTAGTTTTTGTGTTAAAAAAACAGTTATTTGAAAAAATTAGTTTCCCTACATTTTAGGAATCTATTCTTTGAAAATCTTGATTGGGTGAAAAATGGATTTTGGAAAAACAAAAACCAAAAACTAATCTAAAAACTACAAACAATCAAGCTCTCAGTTTGGTTTGATTCAGTTTTGTAAATATTTGGTTCAGTTCAGTTGAGAAAATAAAATTAAGATTCATTAGGTTCTGCTTTCATGTTTTACCACCCCTACGAGGAAAGTGTGCCTTAGACCGCTCGGCCAAACCGTCATTTGGTGGAAGATCAGCGAACATTGGTTTGACTTTGGGTCATGGACTATATCAATGTTGTATAAACAGACTGATTCTTACAGAGATGATAATGATGCAACCACACATTGAAACAGAAGAAGACATGATCTCGACAATATTGAAT
Proteins encoded in this window:
- the LOC106339768 gene encoding 40S ribosomal protein S14-2 — translated: MSRRKTREPKEETVTLGPAVRDGEQVFGVVHIFASFNDTFIHVTDLSGRETLVRITGGMKVKADRDESSPYAAMLAAQDVAQRCKELGITAMHVKLRATGGNKTKTPGPGAQSALRALARSGMKIGRIEDVTPIPTDSTRRKGGRRGRRL